Proteins from a single region of Xiphias gladius isolate SHS-SW01 ecotype Sanya breed wild chromosome 2, ASM1685928v1, whole genome shotgun sequence:
- the ssbp1 gene encoding single-stranded DNA-binding protein, mitochondrial, with the protein MLRSASAQIFRQAVRYRSTDVSLILERSINRVQLLGRVGQDPVMRQVEGRNPVTIFSLATNEMWRSGDGEISSTGDISQKTTWHRVSVFKPGLRDVAYQYVKKGSRILVEGKLDYGEYVDKNQVRRQATTIIADNIIFLSDNVRDRT; encoded by the exons ATGTTGAGAAGTGCCTCAGCacag ATCTTCAGACAGGCGGTGAGATACAGGAGCACAGACGTCAGCCTCATCCTGGAGAGAT CGATCAACCGCGTGCAGCTGTTAGGTCGGGTTGGTCAGGATCCGGTGATGAGACAAGTGGAGGGCCGTAACCCTGTTACCATCTTCTCGTTGGCAACAAACGAGATGTGGCGCTCTGGAGACGGCGAGATCAGCTCAACAG GTGACATCAGTCAGAAGACGACGTGGCATCGTGTGTCGGTGTTCAAACCCGGTCTGAGAGACGTGGCCTACCAGTACGTCAAGAAAGG GTCTAGGATTCTAGTGGAGGGGAAACTGGACTACGGGGAGTACGTGGACAAGAACCAGGTTAGACGTCAGGCCACCACCATCATCGCAG ACAACATCATCTTCCTGAGCGACAACGTGCGAGACAGAACCTGA